The following are encoded together in the Bos javanicus breed banteng chromosome 4, ARS-OSU_banteng_1.0, whole genome shotgun sequence genome:
- the GSTK1 gene encoding glutathione S-transferase kappa 1 isoform X2 codes for MGPVPRTLELFYDVLSPYSWLAFEVTPGKQLRPGLGETEAEGGVRKERGDLGLVNFLAVPYAVSGKQVLCRYKNIWNISLQLQPTLIGGILRESGNQPPAMLPHKAVYLRSDLRLLSQHHQVPIHFPKDFFSVILKKGSLTAMRFLTAVKMEHPELLEKVSRELWMRVWSRDEDITEPPSILAAAEKAGMSMEQAQELLERVSTPQVKNQLKETTEAACKYGAFGLPVTVAHLQDETHMLFGSDRLELLAHLLGEKWMGPVPPAVNAKL; via the exons ATGGGGCCCGTTCCCCGAACGCTCGAGCTGTTCTACGATGTCCTGTCCCCCTACTCGTGGCTGGCCTTCGAGGTGACACCGGGGAAGCAGCTTCGCCCGGGGCTTGGGGAGACAGAAGCAGAGGGAGGGGTCAGGAAAGAGCGCGGGGACCTCGGTCTCGTGAATTTCCTGGCAGTGCCCTACGCGGTTTCGGGCAAGCAG GTCCTGTGCCGATATAAGAATATCTGGAACATCAGCCTGCAGCTGCAGCCGACGTTAATTGGAGGGATCTTAAGAGAGAGCG GAAACCAGCCGCCAGCTATGCTTCCCCACAAAGCCGTATACTTGAGAAGTGACCTTAGGCTCCTGAGCCAGCATCACCAGGTTCCCATCCACTTCCCCAAGGATTTCTTCTCTGTGATCCTTAAGAAAG GAAGTTTGACAGCCATGCGCTTCCTCACTGCGGTGAAGATGGAGCACCCGGAGCTGCTGGAGAAAGTGTCCAGAGAACTGTGGATGCGTGTCTGGTCACGG GATGAAGACATCACGGAGCCCCCGAGCATCCTGGCT GCTGCAGAGAAGGCTGGCATGTCCATGGAACAAGCCCAGGAACTTCTAGAAAGGGTCTCAACACCACAAGTGAAGAACCAGCTCAAGGAGACCACTGAGGCAGCCTGCAAATATGGG GCTTTTGGGCTGCCCGTCACTGTGGCCCACCTGCAAGATGAAACCCACATGCTCTTTGGCTCCGACCGGCTGGAGTTGCTGGCACACCTGCTGG GAGAAAAGTGGATGGGCCCTGTGCCTCCAGCTGTAAACGCCAAACTTTAA
- the GSTK1 gene encoding glutathione S-transferase kappa 1 isoform X6 encodes MGPVPRTLELFYDVLSPYSWLAFEVTPGKQLRPGLGETEAEGGVRKERGDLGLVNFLAVPYAVSGKQVLCRYKNIWNISLQLQPTLIGGILRESGNQPPAMLPHKAVYLRSDLRLLSQHHQVPIHFPKDFFSVILKKGSLTAMRFLTAVKMEHPELLEKVSRELWMRVWSRDEDITEPPSILAAAEKAGMSMEQAQELLERVSTPQVKNQLKETTEAACKYGP; translated from the exons ATGGGGCCCGTTCCCCGAACGCTCGAGCTGTTCTACGATGTCCTGTCCCCCTACTCGTGGCTGGCCTTCGAGGTGACACCGGGGAAGCAGCTTCGCCCGGGGCTTGGGGAGACAGAAGCAGAGGGAGGGGTCAGGAAAGAGCGCGGGGACCTCGGTCTCGTGAATTTCCTGGCAGTGCCCTACGCGGTTTCGGGCAAGCAG GTCCTGTGCCGATATAAGAATATCTGGAACATCAGCCTGCAGCTGCAGCCGACGTTAATTGGAGGGATCTTAAGAGAGAGCG GAAACCAGCCGCCAGCTATGCTTCCCCACAAAGCCGTATACTTGAGAAGTGACCTTAGGCTCCTGAGCCAGCATCACCAGGTTCCCATCCACTTCCCCAAGGATTTCTTCTCTGTGATCCTTAAGAAAG GAAGTTTGACAGCCATGCGCTTCCTCACTGCGGTGAAGATGGAGCACCCGGAGCTGCTGGAGAAAGTGTCCAGAGAACTGTGGATGCGTGTCTGGTCACGG GATGAAGACATCACGGAGCCCCCGAGCATCCTGGCT GCTGCAGAGAAGGCTGGCATGTCCATGGAACAAGCCCAGGAACTTCTAGAAAGGGTCTCAACACCACAAGTGAAGAACCAGCTCAAGGAGACCACTGAGGCAGCCTGCAAATATGGG CCCTGA
- the GSTK1 gene encoding glutathione S-transferase kappa 1 isoform X4, whose protein sequence is MGPVPRTLELFYDVLSPYSWLAFEVLCRYKNIWNISLQLQPTLIGGILRESGNQPPAMLPHKAVYLRSDLRLLSQHHQVPIHFPKDFFSVILKKGSLTAMRFLTAVKMEHPELLEKVSRELWMRVWSRDEDITEPPSILAAAEKAGMSMEQAQELLERVSTPQVKNQLKETTEAACKYGAFGLPVTVAHLQDETHMLFGSDRLELLAHLLGKLHVRTDLPLSPPLHYISCPEGWIQE, encoded by the exons ATGGGGCCCGTTCCCCGAACGCTCGAGCTGTTCTACGATGTCCTGTCCCCCTACTCGTGGCTGGCCTTCGAG GTCCTGTGCCGATATAAGAATATCTGGAACATCAGCCTGCAGCTGCAGCCGACGTTAATTGGAGGGATCTTAAGAGAGAGCG GAAACCAGCCGCCAGCTATGCTTCCCCACAAAGCCGTATACTTGAGAAGTGACCTTAGGCTCCTGAGCCAGCATCACCAGGTTCCCATCCACTTCCCCAAGGATTTCTTCTCTGTGATCCTTAAGAAAG GAAGTTTGACAGCCATGCGCTTCCTCACTGCGGTGAAGATGGAGCACCCGGAGCTGCTGGAGAAAGTGTCCAGAGAACTGTGGATGCGTGTCTGGTCACGG GATGAAGACATCACGGAGCCCCCGAGCATCCTGGCT GCTGCAGAGAAGGCTGGCATGTCCATGGAACAAGCCCAGGAACTTCTAGAAAGGGTCTCAACACCACAAGTGAAGAACCAGCTCAAGGAGACCACTGAGGCAGCCTGCAAATATGGG GCTTTTGGGCTGCCCGTCACTGTGGCCCACCTGCAAGATGAAACCCACATGCTCTTTGGCTCCGACCGGCTGGAGTTGCTGGCACACCTGCTGGGTAAGTTACACGTTCGTACTGACCTGCCCTTGAGCCCACCCCTGCATTATATCAGTTGCCCAGAAGGATGGattcaagaataa
- the GSTK1 gene encoding glutathione S-transferase kappa 1 isoform X1 codes for MGPVPRTLELFYDVLSPYSWLAFEVTPGKQLRPGLGETEAEGGVRKERGDLGLVNFLAVPYAVSGKQVLCRYKNIWNISLQLQPTLIGGILRESGNQPPAMLPHKAVYLRSDLRLLSQHHQVPIHFPKDFFSVILKKGSLTAMRFLTAVKMEHPELLEKVSRELWMRVWSRDEDITEPPSILAAAEKAGMSMEQAQELLERVSTPQVKNQLKETTEAACKYGAFGLPVTVAHLQDETHMLFGSDRLELLAHLLGKLHVRTDLPLSPPLHYISCPEGWIQE; via the exons ATGGGGCCCGTTCCCCGAACGCTCGAGCTGTTCTACGATGTCCTGTCCCCCTACTCGTGGCTGGCCTTCGAGGTGACACCGGGGAAGCAGCTTCGCCCGGGGCTTGGGGAGACAGAAGCAGAGGGAGGGGTCAGGAAAGAGCGCGGGGACCTCGGTCTCGTGAATTTCCTGGCAGTGCCCTACGCGGTTTCGGGCAAGCAG GTCCTGTGCCGATATAAGAATATCTGGAACATCAGCCTGCAGCTGCAGCCGACGTTAATTGGAGGGATCTTAAGAGAGAGCG GAAACCAGCCGCCAGCTATGCTTCCCCACAAAGCCGTATACTTGAGAAGTGACCTTAGGCTCCTGAGCCAGCATCACCAGGTTCCCATCCACTTCCCCAAGGATTTCTTCTCTGTGATCCTTAAGAAAG GAAGTTTGACAGCCATGCGCTTCCTCACTGCGGTGAAGATGGAGCACCCGGAGCTGCTGGAGAAAGTGTCCAGAGAACTGTGGATGCGTGTCTGGTCACGG GATGAAGACATCACGGAGCCCCCGAGCATCCTGGCT GCTGCAGAGAAGGCTGGCATGTCCATGGAACAAGCCCAGGAACTTCTAGAAAGGGTCTCAACACCACAAGTGAAGAACCAGCTCAAGGAGACCACTGAGGCAGCCTGCAAATATGGG GCTTTTGGGCTGCCCGTCACTGTGGCCCACCTGCAAGATGAAACCCACATGCTCTTTGGCTCCGACCGGCTGGAGTTGCTGGCACACCTGCTGGGTAAGTTACACGTTCGTACTGACCTGCCCTTGAGCCCACCCCTGCATTATATCAGTTGCCCAGAAGGATGGattcaagaataa
- the GSTK1 gene encoding glutathione S-transferase kappa 1 isoform X5 has translation MGPVPRTLELFYDVLSPYSWLAFEVLCRYKNIWNISLQLQPTLIGGILRESGNQPPAMLPHKAVYLRSDLRLLSQHHQVPIHFPKDFFSVILKKGSLTAMRFLTAVKMEHPELLEKVSRELWMRVWSRDEDITEPPSILAAAEKAGMSMEQAQELLERVSTPQVKNQLKETTEAACKYGAFGLPVTVAHLQDETHMLFGSDRLELLAHLLGEKWMGPVPPAVNAKL, from the exons ATGGGGCCCGTTCCCCGAACGCTCGAGCTGTTCTACGATGTCCTGTCCCCCTACTCGTGGCTGGCCTTCGAG GTCCTGTGCCGATATAAGAATATCTGGAACATCAGCCTGCAGCTGCAGCCGACGTTAATTGGAGGGATCTTAAGAGAGAGCG GAAACCAGCCGCCAGCTATGCTTCCCCACAAAGCCGTATACTTGAGAAGTGACCTTAGGCTCCTGAGCCAGCATCACCAGGTTCCCATCCACTTCCCCAAGGATTTCTTCTCTGTGATCCTTAAGAAAG GAAGTTTGACAGCCATGCGCTTCCTCACTGCGGTGAAGATGGAGCACCCGGAGCTGCTGGAGAAAGTGTCCAGAGAACTGTGGATGCGTGTCTGGTCACGG GATGAAGACATCACGGAGCCCCCGAGCATCCTGGCT GCTGCAGAGAAGGCTGGCATGTCCATGGAACAAGCCCAGGAACTTCTAGAAAGGGTCTCAACACCACAAGTGAAGAACCAGCTCAAGGAGACCACTGAGGCAGCCTGCAAATATGGG GCTTTTGGGCTGCCCGTCACTGTGGCCCACCTGCAAGATGAAACCCACATGCTCTTTGGCTCCGACCGGCTGGAGTTGCTGGCACACCTGCTGG GAGAAAAGTGGATGGGCCCTGTGCCTCCAGCTGTAAACGCCAAACTTTAA
- the GSTK1 gene encoding glutathione S-transferase kappa 1 isoform X3: MGPVPRTLELFYDVLSPYSWLAFEVTPGKQLRPGLGETEAEGGVRKERGDLGLVNFLAVPYAVSGKQVLCRYKNIWNISLQLQPTLIGGILRESGNQPPAMLPHKAVYLRSDLRLLSQHHQVPIHFPKDFFSVILKKGSLTAMRFLTAVKMEHPELLEKVSRELWMRVWSRDEDITEPPSILAAAEKAGMSMEQAQELLERVSTPQVKNQLKETTEAACKYGAFGLPVTVAHLQDETHMLFGSDRLELLAHLLEYGL; this comes from the exons ATGGGGCCCGTTCCCCGAACGCTCGAGCTGTTCTACGATGTCCTGTCCCCCTACTCGTGGCTGGCCTTCGAGGTGACACCGGGGAAGCAGCTTCGCCCGGGGCTTGGGGAGACAGAAGCAGAGGGAGGGGTCAGGAAAGAGCGCGGGGACCTCGGTCTCGTGAATTTCCTGGCAGTGCCCTACGCGGTTTCGGGCAAGCAG GTCCTGTGCCGATATAAGAATATCTGGAACATCAGCCTGCAGCTGCAGCCGACGTTAATTGGAGGGATCTTAAGAGAGAGCG GAAACCAGCCGCCAGCTATGCTTCCCCACAAAGCCGTATACTTGAGAAGTGACCTTAGGCTCCTGAGCCAGCATCACCAGGTTCCCATCCACTTCCCCAAGGATTTCTTCTCTGTGATCCTTAAGAAAG GAAGTTTGACAGCCATGCGCTTCCTCACTGCGGTGAAGATGGAGCACCCGGAGCTGCTGGAGAAAGTGTCCAGAGAACTGTGGATGCGTGTCTGGTCACGG GATGAAGACATCACGGAGCCCCCGAGCATCCTGGCT GCTGCAGAGAAGGCTGGCATGTCCATGGAACAAGCCCAGGAACTTCTAGAAAGGGTCTCAACACCACAAGTGAAGAACCAGCTCAAGGAGACCACTGAGGCAGCCTGCAAATATGGG GCTTTTGGGCTGCCCGTCACTGTGGCCCACCTGCAAGATGAAACCCACATGCTCTTTGGCTCCGACCGGCTGGAGTTGCTGGCACACCTGCTGG